The following are from one region of the Moritella sp. 24 genome:
- the cobA gene encoding uroporphyrinogen-III C-methyltransferase, giving the protein MIAQGLPVTEHEQHVARNTGKVILVGSGPGDPDLLTVKALRLLQQAEVVVHDRLVSDEIIALINPQAECFFVGKKAGHHCVPQSGINQLLVDLALQGKQVIRLKGGDPFIFGRGGEELEALLPFNIAFEVVPGITAASGCAAYAGIPLTHRDYTQGVQFITGHLKDDANQLNWPLLGQATHTLVFYMGLTQSSGIALNLIEHGMSADMPIAIVERGTSQRQRTLQGSLKDLGDLAAQAESPSLIIIGGVTQLASKLDWFSATLSDV; this is encoded by the coding sequence ATGATAGCACAAGGGTTACCAGTAACTGAGCACGAACAACACGTTGCTCGCAATACAGGGAAGGTTATTTTGGTCGGTTCTGGACCAGGTGATCCGGATTTATTAACAGTCAAAGCATTACGTTTATTGCAACAAGCGGAAGTCGTTGTACATGACCGTTTAGTATCGGATGAAATTATTGCGTTAATTAACCCGCAAGCGGAATGTTTTTTTGTGGGTAAAAAAGCGGGCCACCACTGTGTCCCACAAAGCGGTATTAACCAATTGCTGGTGGATCTTGCTTTACAAGGCAAGCAAGTGATCCGTCTTAAAGGCGGTGATCCTTTTATTTTTGGTCGTGGTGGTGAAGAGCTTGAAGCATTATTACCTTTTAACATAGCTTTTGAAGTTGTACCGGGTATTACAGCTGCGTCTGGCTGTGCAGCATACGCTGGGATCCCGTTGACACATCGCGATTATACGCAAGGTGTACAATTTATTACTGGGCATTTAAAAGATGATGCTAACCAACTGAATTGGCCTTTATTAGGTCAAGCGACACATACGTTGGTGTTTTATATGGGACTCACACAAAGCAGCGGTATTGCGCTTAATTTAATTGAGCACGGCATGAGTGCAGATATGCCTATTGCGATTGTTGAGCGTGGTACGAGCCAGCGACAACGGACGTTACAAGGATCACTAAAAGATCTGGGAGATCTTGCTGCTCAAGCAGAAAGTCCATCGCTGATTATTATTGGTGGTGTAACTCAATTAGCAAGTAAACTCGATTGGTTTAGTGCAACGCTTAGCGATGTATAA
- a CDS encoding FxsA family protein, with protein MLGRLFFLFTTMTLIEVYVLMSIGSLLGAELTIGIIILTAFTGSYLVRNQGLQTVQKLQARLAAGEAPGQEIVEGIMLLVCGVLLVTPGFVTDALGLLVLTPQIRGRLAKALLDQYKDRIIPQSTFTAGAQGFQYSSQSSSPFQQQPGSTNTAKNDGVIEGDFVEVDSDDKKLN; from the coding sequence GTGTTAGGTCGTTTATTTTTCCTGTTTACTACGATGACATTAATTGAAGTGTATGTGCTGATGTCGATAGGTTCGTTATTAGGTGCAGAACTGACGATTGGTATTATTATTTTAACTGCGTTTACGGGTTCGTACTTGGTACGTAATCAAGGTCTGCAAACGGTGCAAAAATTACAAGCGCGCTTGGCCGCTGGTGAAGCACCTGGGCAAGAAATTGTAGAAGGCATTATGCTACTTGTATGTGGTGTATTACTTGTAACCCCTGGTTTTGTTACTGATGCTTTAGGTTTGTTAGTGTTAACACCACAAATTCGTGGCCGTTTGGCTAAAGCACTGCTTGACCAATATAAAGATCGTATTATTCCGCAATCAACGTTTACTGCTGGTGCGCAAGGTTTCCAGTATTCGTCACAATCTTCATCACCATTCCAACAACAACCTGGCTCAACGAATACAGCCAAAAATGACGGTGTGATTGAAGGTGATTTTGTTGAAGTTGATAGCGATGACAAAAAGCTTAATTAA
- a CDS encoding TetR/AcrR family transcriptional regulator, with amino-acid sequence MSKPRTKSELKRNQILDAATLRFTQHGYAATSMEHIAKLAGVSKQTVYSHFGNKDELFITSITYKCELSGIAELLPENLGPVESTLTLFAQRFFTMITSPDSMAVHRICASECLAHPHLSRLFFEAGPVFVTDKLAACLAEYHRRGELDIEDCRQAAIQLLAIIKGEQWIRLEFNIGESLSEEEIKHYLQSSVRLFIRGYQTLS; translated from the coding sequence ATGAGCAAACCAAGAACAAAAAGTGAATTAAAGCGAAATCAGATACTTGATGCGGCAACATTACGATTTACCCAGCATGGCTACGCCGCCACAAGTATGGAACATATTGCAAAGTTAGCTGGTGTATCAAAGCAGACTGTCTATAGCCATTTCGGCAATAAAGATGAGCTGTTTATTACTTCGATCACTTATAAATGCGAATTGTCCGGAATAGCAGAACTGCTACCTGAGAATTTAGGGCCTGTTGAATCAACGTTGACGTTATTCGCACAACGGTTTTTTACCATGATCACATCACCAGACTCTATGGCTGTACACCGGATATGTGCATCTGAATGTCTTGCTCATCCACATTTATCACGTTTATTTTTTGAGGCCGGCCCAGTATTTGTCACTGATAAACTAGCCGCTTGTTTAGCTGAATATCATCGTCGTGGCGAGTTAGATATTGAAGACTGCCGCCAAGCAGCAATACAGCTATTAGCAATAATCAAAGGTGAGCAGTGGATAAGGCTTGAATTCAATATTGGTGAATCGTTATCAGAAGAAGAGATTAAGCACTACTTGCAAAGCTCTGTGCGCTTATTTATACGTGGTTATCAAACATTAAGTTAA
- a CDS encoding protein-disulfide reductase DsbD domain-containing protein: protein MKVKLVLLLASNLVIQSAIPVYANNNFSLFTNKQQAAPAFLLGEEAFVFSQLQQGDNLNVFWQITDGYYLYKNKLRVTIDGEEQTIKGLPAGKDYHDEYFGDVEIFEYELMLSVPVADLAPGSKVTVHYQGCAVAGLCYPPMTKTFITQ, encoded by the coding sequence ATGAAAGTAAAACTAGTCCTATTATTAGCAAGTAACCTTGTTATACAAAGCGCAATACCTGTGTATGCTAACAATAATTTTAGCTTATTTACGAATAAACAACAGGCTGCACCTGCGTTTCTGCTAGGTGAAGAGGCATTTGTTTTTTCTCAACTGCAACAGGGTGACAATCTGAACGTCTTTTGGCAAATTACCGATGGCTATTATTTATATAAAAATAAGCTGCGTGTCACTATTGATGGTGAAGAACAGACGATTAAAGGCTTACCGGCAGGTAAAGATTATCACGATGAATATTTTGGCGATGTCGAAATTTTTGAGTACGAATTGATGCTATCAGTGCCCGTTGCTGATTTAGCGCCAGGTAGTAAAGTGACAGTTCATTATCAAGGTTGTGCCGTTGCTGGGTTATGTTACCCGCCAATGACCAAAA